One genomic segment of Chromatiaceae bacterium includes these proteins:
- a CDS encoding glucosaminidase domain-containing protein yields the protein MPPAVRPTLYPVPAYAHRGYVPPAAYFAPRTPMPVTTPAKPQVPSAVSTEAADAPTAPPGDSAATGDAKSAFVERLLPLIETENRRLLRLRGRLVQHFAKLERGQSPTAEEREHIDELATAYRVDGDPLEDADARSALLERVDALPVSLALAQAANESAWGKSRFAREGNNLFGIWTYDETKGMVPRKRAAGKRHLVRRFDTEAESVRYYMHTLNSHPAYAELRALRAGQRAKGQPLDGEQLAGGLERYSAKGEEYVRLIQAMIRRFDLATYDQAARTSA from the coding sequence ATGCCACCGGCAGTACGGCCCACCCTGTACCCGGTGCCGGCCTATGCCCATCGTGGCTACGTGCCGCCGGCGGCCTATTTCGCGCCGCGGACACCAATGCCGGTCACCACACCGGCCAAGCCGCAGGTCCCATCGGCCGTATCGACGGAGGCGGCAGACGCGCCAACTGCGCCCCCCGGCGACAGTGCTGCGACCGGCGATGCGAAGTCGGCCTTCGTCGAGCGACTGCTCCCATTGATCGAGACCGAGAACCGCCGGCTGCTAAGACTGCGCGGGCGGCTCGTCCAACACTTCGCCAAGTTGGAACGCGGGCAATCGCCCACTGCCGAGGAGCGCGAGCACATCGACGAGTTGGCCACGGCCTATCGGGTGGACGGCGACCCTCTGGAGGATGCCGATGCGCGCAGCGCACTACTGGAACGGGTCGACGCATTGCCGGTCTCGCTGGCCCTGGCGCAGGCTGCCAACGAGAGTGCCTGGGGCAAATCCCGTTTTGCGCGCGAGGGTAACAACCTGTTCGGAATCTGGACCTACGACGAGACCAAGGGGATGGTGCCACGCAAGCGCGCTGCCGGGAAACGTCACCTGGTACGCCGATTCGACACCGAGGCCGAATCGGTGCGCTACTACATGCACACCCTCAACAGCCATCCCGCATACGCCGAACTGCGCGCGCTGCGTGCCGGTCAACGGGCCAAAGGGCAGCCACTCGACGGCGAACAACTGGCCGGTGGACTGGAGCGCTATTCGGCAAAGGGCGAGGAGTACGTACGTCTCATTCAGGCGATGATCCGTCGCTTCGACCTCGCGACCTACGACCAGGCCGCACGCACCAGTGCGTGA
- a CDS encoding gamma-glutamylcyclotransferase, with translation MDLFVYGTLMVAEVMHRVCGHTGRPQSAVLRDYRRWRLRGEVYPAIVPDVRGQVEGLLHRGLQPAQIAALDAFEGDFYRRMAVEVQVGARSCPAETYVLDPAFTHLLSTEEWSLQAFAERAKGRFLTDYAGFRAISVDDERR, from the coding sequence ATGGACCTGTTTGTGTATGGCACGCTGATGGTGGCCGAGGTGATGCATCGGGTTTGTGGGCACACCGGCCGACCCCAATCGGCCGTGCTGCGCGACTACCGGCGGTGGCGGCTGCGAGGCGAAGTCTATCCGGCGATCGTTCCGGACGTCCGTGGCCAGGTCGAAGGCCTGCTGCACCGTGGCCTGCAGCCTGCGCAGATCGCGGCACTGGATGCGTTCGAGGGCGATTTCTATCGACGCATGGCGGTTGAAGTGCAGGTCGGCGCGCGCTCGTGCCCTGCCGAAACCTATGTCCTGGACCCCGCATTCACGCACCTGTTGAGTACCGAGGAATGGTCGCTGCAGGCGTTCGCGGAGCGTGCCAAAGGCCGCTTCCTGACCGACTATGCCGGGTTCCGCGCGATCTCTGTCGACGATGAGCGACGCTGA
- a CDS encoding LysR family transcriptional regulator: MSISPPSYKQNRLKQLRAFCKTVETKNISRAAEKLFLTQPTISLQIKALERELDIIVFERHGPQIRITPDGELLYEIAKPLLEGIDNLAQTFASKSGRLDTGELTIVAGESTILYLLPEFVSCFKERHPGIHIKLLNETGRDGLAKLRSDAADFAVGPMVEGQADLEYKPLFSFEQVLIVPLDHPLARRAKVTLEEISPHGLILPPRQLNHWRTVDLVFEQHGVPYSVVLEAGGWEVIKRYVEQGMGISIVNEICLTGKERLAVIPLEDYFPRRTYGAVTRKGRYLTPPAQAFLDAMSTLECKLPYKLAVAHSREEVVDPNELDPRHVPRNIDDLD; the protein is encoded by the coding sequence ATGAGCATTTCACCCCCGAGTTACAAACAGAACCGCCTGAAACAGCTGCGCGCGTTCTGCAAGACCGTCGAGACCAAGAACATCTCGCGTGCCGCGGAGAAGCTGTTTCTGACCCAGCCGACGATTTCCCTGCAGATCAAGGCGCTGGAGCGTGAACTCGATATCATCGTGTTCGAACGCCACGGACCGCAGATTCGCATCACCCCGGATGGTGAGTTGTTGTACGAGATTGCCAAGCCCTTGCTGGAAGGCATCGACAACCTCGCGCAGACCTTCGCCAGCAAGAGCGGTCGCCTGGATACCGGCGAGCTGACGATCGTCGCCGGAGAATCGACGATCCTCTACCTGCTGCCGGAGTTCGTATCCTGTTTCAAGGAACGTCACCCCGGCATTCACATCAAACTGCTGAACGAGACCGGCCGCGACGGCCTCGCGAAGCTGCGGTCGGACGCGGCGGATTTTGCCGTCGGACCGATGGTCGAGGGACAGGCCGACCTCGAGTACAAGCCCTTGTTTTCGTTCGAGCAGGTGTTGATCGTTCCGCTCGATCACCCGCTGGCACGACGCGCCAAGGTCACGCTGGAAGAGATCAGTCCGCACGGATTGATCCTGCCACCTCGCCAGCTCAACCACTGGCGCACGGTCGATCTGGTATTCGAACAACACGGCGTGCCGTACAGCGTGGTGCTCGAAGCCGGTGGCTGGGAGGTGATCAAGCGCTACGTCGAGCAGGGGATGGGGATCTCGATCGTCAACGAGATCTGCCTGACCGGCAAGGAGCGACTCGCCGTGATTCCGTTGGAGGATTACTTTCCACGAAGGACCTATGGTGCGGTCACCCGCAAGGGGCGCTACCTGACGCCGCCGGCACAGGCGTTCCTCGATGCGATGTCGACCCTGGAGTGCAAGCTCCCGTACAAGCTCGCGGTGGCGCACAGTCGCGAAGAGGTCGTGGATCCGAACGAGCTCGATCCGCGCCACGTGCCGAGGAACATCGACGATCTCGACTAA
- the phbB gene encoding acetoacetyl-CoA reductase has protein sequence MTKRVAFVTGGNGGIGSAICRELANQGHTVVAGYFPPEKDAAEAWQQQMKADGCAIGLMPVDVTSFEDCERAVADIVSEHGAVDILVNCAGITRDGTLKKMSEANWKAVLSTNLDSAFNVTRHVINGMLDKGWGRIVNIASVNGQRGQFGQSNYSAAKAGMHGFTMAVALETAAKGITVNTVSPGYISTAMTEAMPEDVLKSIVNSVPMRRMGTPEEIANVVAWLASEGNSYTTGANIPVNGGLFTSH, from the coding sequence ATGACCAAACGCGTTGCTTTTGTCACCGGCGGTAACGGCGGGATCGGATCCGCGATCTGCCGCGAACTGGCCAATCAGGGACATACCGTTGTCGCCGGGTATTTCCCGCCCGAGAAGGACGCCGCCGAGGCGTGGCAGCAACAGATGAAAGCCGATGGCTGCGCGATCGGGCTGATGCCGGTCGACGTCACCAGCTTCGAGGACTGCGAACGCGCGGTCGCGGACATTGTGTCCGAACATGGCGCGGTCGACATCCTGGTGAACTGCGCCGGGATCACCCGCGACGGTACGTTGAAAAAGATGTCGGAAGCGAACTGGAAAGCGGTGCTTTCGACCAACCTGGACAGCGCGTTCAACGTAACGCGGCACGTGATCAACGGCATGCTGGACAAGGGTTGGGGACGTATCGTCAATATCGCCTCGGTCAATGGCCAGCGTGGCCAGTTCGGCCAATCGAACTACTCGGCGGCCAAGGCCGGCATGCACGGTTTCACCATGGCCGTGGCGTTGGAGACGGCAGCCAAGGGGATCACTGTGAACACGGTGTCACCGGGTTACATCTCGACCGCGATGACGGAAGCGATGCCGGAAGACGTACTGAAGTCGATCGTCAACAGCGTGCCGATGCGTCGCATGGGTACGCCTGAGGAGATTGCGAACGTGGTCGCCTGGCTGGCGAGCGAAGGCAACAGCTACACCACGGGCGCCAATATCCCGGTCAATGGCGGTCTTTTCACCAGCCATTGA
- a CDS encoding phasin family protein, with protein sequence MQNEILEMVNQFNANFFASAKRLGELNMRTFEQLANKQAAVLNECMESSAKQYEVLASAKDYKSAMAAQSELVKGCNEKFLANLRDTAEMLSSVREELTGMVEEAVKYTTASVEKAGQVAKKKAA encoded by the coding sequence ATGCAAAACGAAATTCTCGAAATGGTAAATCAGTTCAATGCAAACTTCTTCGCCTCGGCCAAGCGCCTGGGTGAACTGAACATGCGCACCTTCGAACAGCTGGCCAACAAGCAGGCCGCCGTTCTGAACGAGTGCATGGAATCGAGCGCCAAACAGTACGAAGTGCTGGCCTCGGCAAAGGACTACAAGTCCGCGATGGCCGCACAGAGCGAGCTGGTCAAGGGCTGCAACGAGAAGTTCCTGGCGAACCTGCGCGATACCGCGGAGATGCTGTCCAGCGTACGTGAAGAGCTGACCGGTATGGTGGAAGAGGCCGTCAAGTACACCACCGCGAGCGTCGAAAAAGCCGGCCAGGTAGCGAAGAAAAAGGCGGCCTGA
- a CDS encoding DUF2889 domain-containing protein, whose amino-acid sequence MPLPPPEKRHLVHTREIVCRGYRRDDELWDIEGSLVDTRTEEMETFGRGRIEPGEHLHEMWLRMTVDSELTVHAIEAKTVHAPYPPCPHFPNRFGKLVGERIEPGWTAKVRLLLGGRWGCTHLVELLGPLATTAVQTVYAWRGEAGAHIDDSVAPPPDFINTCHTFAEGSEVVRRLWPQLKSKKDQD is encoded by the coding sequence ATGCCACTTCCACCCCCGGAAAAGCGCCATCTGGTGCATACGCGAGAGATCGTGTGCCGCGGCTACCGCCGCGACGACGAACTCTGGGACATCGAAGGCAGCCTGGTCGATACGCGCACCGAGGAGATGGAGACCTTCGGTCGGGGGCGGATCGAGCCCGGTGAGCATCTGCACGAGATGTGGCTGCGCATGACGGTCGATTCGGAACTGACGGTGCATGCGATCGAGGCCAAGACGGTGCACGCCCCCTACCCGCCCTGTCCGCATTTCCCGAACCGGTTCGGCAAGCTCGTCGGCGAGCGCATCGAGCCCGGGTGGACCGCCAAGGTCCGTTTGCTGCTCGGCGGACGCTGGGGCTGCACGCACCTGGTCGAATTGCTGGGGCCGCTTGCGACTACCGCGGTCCAGACCGTGTATGCGTGGCGCGGCGAAGCCGGGGCCCACATCGACGACAGCGTCGCCCCGCCACCCGATTTCATCAACACCTGCCACACCTTCGCCGAAGGCAGCGAGGTCGTGCGCCGACTCTGGCCACAGCTGAAGTCGAAAAAAGATCAAGACTGA
- a CDS encoding protein-L-isoaspartate(D-aspartate) O-methyltransferase, protein MRFGNVLWRVWVAWLIGLISHTAAYGESPQAQAARALWAGVEQQIAAGRDEFGIDSLSPAVRAALGAVPRDQFVPPDQRRFAYENRPLPIGYGQTISQPLIVALMTELLQVEDGDRVFELGTGSGYQAAVLDALGARVYSVEIVPELGKRARATLDQQGHSAVETRIGDGYFGWEEAAPFDAIIVTAASDHIPPPLIRQLKPGGRMLIPVGSRFVTQKLVLVTRDSGGMVRTRELLPVVFVPLTGSH, encoded by the coding sequence ATGCGCTTTGGAAATGTTCTGTGGCGCGTGTGGGTCGCGTGGTTGATCGGGCTGATCAGCCACACTGCGGCGTACGGCGAATCGCCGCAGGCACAGGCCGCGCGCGCATTGTGGGCCGGGGTCGAACAGCAGATCGCAGCCGGCCGCGACGAATTCGGTATCGACAGCCTGTCGCCTGCAGTGCGTGCCGCTTTGGGGGCCGTGCCGCGCGATCAGTTCGTGCCTCCGGATCAGCGTCGCTTCGCCTACGAGAACCGCCCGCTGCCGATCGGCTACGGTCAGACCATTTCGCAACCGCTGATCGTCGCATTGATGACCGAGCTGCTGCAGGTCGAGGACGGTGATCGCGTCTTTGAACTCGGTACCGGCTCCGGCTACCAGGCAGCGGTCCTGGATGCCTTGGGCGCGCGGGTCTACTCTGTCGAAATCGTCCCCGAGCTGGGAAAGCGTGCGCGTGCCACGTTGGACCAACAGGGCCACTCGGCGGTCGAGACGCGCATCGGTGACGGTTATTTCGGTTGGGAGGAAGCGGCCCCGTTCGATGCGATCATCGTCACTGCGGCCAGCGACCATATACCACCGCCGTTGATTCGCCAGCTCAAGCCCGGCGGTCGTATGCTGATTCCGGTCGGCAGCCGTTTCGTCACTCAAAAGCTGGTTTTGGTGACACGTGACAGCGGCGGAATGGTGCGGACCCGCGAGCTCCTGCCGGTCGTGTTCGTGCCACTCACCGGGAGCCATTGA
- a CDS encoding NHL repeat-containing protein, which translates to MTSLILLVLAFAVPVPRCDADGADWRYQMRQASTTPLSNPHDIKLSPDGRHLYVADVGTGRVVVLDAQTLALVDAFGDDQLDGTHDLDFDDDGRLYVADTHNGRIAIFSMQGTRGTLVGELRERLAGPEGVLVHPNGMLYAAGAWSNNVVAFRDGRVVHELRGLSAPHDLELAPNGDIWLADAGNDRLLRLNQALEIVAELRGPPYDFSGVRYLDVLPDGSIVAADKNNHSVKLIGAGGRLLGRIGDGRRGRGPGVFTTPEGVESRGDTLWLSDSGNDRVVVYGFEVPDEAGSAQ; encoded by the coding sequence TTGACGAGTCTGATCCTCCTTGTTCTGGCGTTCGCCGTGCCGGTACCGCGTTGTGACGCGGACGGTGCCGATTGGCGATACCAGATGCGGCAGGCGAGTACCACCCCGCTGTCCAATCCGCACGACATCAAGCTGTCCCCTGATGGACGCCATCTGTACGTCGCCGATGTCGGTACCGGGCGCGTCGTGGTACTCGACGCGCAGACCCTCGCGCTGGTCGATGCATTTGGCGATGACCAACTGGACGGTACGCACGATCTGGATTTCGATGACGATGGCCGCTTGTACGTGGCCGACACCCACAACGGCCGGATCGCTATCTTCTCGATGCAGGGCACGCGCGGGACGCTCGTCGGCGAGTTGCGTGAACGCCTGGCGGGACCTGAGGGCGTTCTGGTGCATCCGAACGGCATGCTGTATGCCGCGGGTGCGTGGTCGAACAACGTGGTCGCGTTCCGCGACGGACGGGTGGTGCACGAACTGCGCGGCCTGTCGGCACCGCACGATCTGGAACTCGCGCCAAACGGTGATATCTGGCTGGCGGACGCCGGCAATGATCGCCTGTTGCGACTCAACCAGGCACTCGAGATCGTCGCGGAGTTGCGCGGTCCGCCGTACGACTTCAGCGGTGTCCGTTACCTCGACGTGCTACCCGATGGCAGTATTGTTGCCGCCGACAAGAACAACCATTCGGTGAAGTTGATCGGTGCCGGTGGCCGGTTGCTGGGGCGGATCGGCGATGGCAGACGGGGACGGGGGCCCGGTGTGTTCACGACGCCGGAGGGGGTCGAGAGCCGCGGCGATACGCTGTGGCTGTCGGACTCCGGCAACGACAGGGTCGTCGTCTACGGGTTCGAGGTGCCGGATGAGGCTGGATCCGCGCAATAG
- a CDS encoding transglycosylase SLT domain-containing protein, whose product MLPRNQGKKSGGPVLYLLLCLTVALSVSQGVAAERLTAAQLTELGLNYLHGEGVTRDADRAVVYLCAAAHRRDGRAAYELAWLYFQGRDVTRNDGLAAGWLDRALRLGEQPPARLVESLAEVRREPPSCVGRDDTDLQITDAKRGELIAAIYEMAPQYDLDPALVLEVVRAESNFNPRARSHKGALGLMQLIPATARRFGVKDPFEPIQNLRGGMAYLRWLLQRFDGDIRLTLAGYNAGEGAVERHGGVPPFAETVQYVRRILARYTGAAA is encoded by the coding sequence ATGTTGCCGAGAAATCAAGGAAAAAAGTCAGGCGGCCCGGTTCTTTACCTGCTGCTGTGCCTGACAGTCGCGCTCTCGGTGTCGCAGGGTGTGGCTGCTGAGCGTCTGACCGCTGCGCAATTGACCGAGCTTGGTCTCAACTATCTGCACGGCGAGGGCGTCACGCGCGACGCCGACCGCGCGGTGGTCTATCTGTGCGCCGCGGCGCATCGCCGCGACGGTCGCGCCGCCTACGAGCTGGCGTGGCTGTATTTCCAGGGCCGTGACGTGACGCGCAACGACGGTCTCGCGGCGGGGTGGCTGGATCGCGCGCTGCGCCTGGGCGAACAACCTCCGGCGCGACTGGTCGAGAGCCTGGCCGAGGTCCGACGCGAGCCGCCGAGCTGTGTGGGCCGTGACGATACCGATCTGCAGATCACCGATGCCAAGCGCGGCGAACTGATCGCCGCGATCTATGAGATGGCGCCTCAGTACGACCTGGATCCGGCACTGGTGCTCGAGGTGGTGCGGGCCGAGTCGAATTTCAATCCGCGGGCGCGATCGCACAAGGGCGCGCTGGGACTGATGCAGCTGATTCCGGCCACCGCGCGCCGCTTCGGTGTGAAGGACCCGTTCGAGCCGATCCAGAATCTGCGCGGCGGCATGGCCTATCTGCGCTGGCTGCTGCAGCGCTTCGATGGTGATATCCGCCTTACGTTGGCCGGGTACAACGCCGGAGAGGGCGCTGTGGAGCGGCACGGTGGCGTACCACCTTTCGCCGAGACCGTTCAGTACGTACGGCGGATCCTGGCCCGCTACACCGGTGCGGCGGCCTGA
- a CDS encoding lipase maturation factor family protein yields the protein MRLLRPVEWFTWLLEPDDRYLATSRLFLRLMALIYLAAFVSAALEITGLVGQDGILPAGDYLAQLEQRFGTAAWVRFPTLFWLDHSDMALSAASYAGCLFAVLLLIGWRPLLTSIVLFVLYLSLFRTGQLFFNFQWDYLLLEAGFLAIFLTGGPNRLLVFLFHWLLFRLRFLSGLSKLLSGDPSWADLTTLRYYFETQPLPHIGGWYAHQLPDWLLRAGTGLTLFVELVVPFFIFLPRPFRLFAAFATILIQLLIIATSNHNFINLLTIALCLFLLDDRALRRFVPAWLSGTAALASARGLMTALLPFVAAALVLAGGASAYDLISDSRAQRAWNAPLGWVQGWGLGNVYHVFPTMQTERQELIVQGSNDGREWRTYTFRYKPDSPSDYPRFIVPLHPRLDWMIWFVPSQNPAMRPWFERFLWQLGRNSPSVTGLLAHNPFPDAGPRYLRVLAYRYRFSTPQQRARTGQVWQAEYLGLFPAVPPRIP from the coding sequence GTGCGCCTGCTGCGTCCCGTTGAATGGTTTACCTGGCTCCTGGAGCCGGACGATCGCTACCTGGCCACGAGCAGGCTGTTCCTGCGCCTGATGGCGCTGATCTACCTCGCCGCGTTCGTCTCCGCCGCACTCGAGATCACGGGACTCGTCGGCCAGGACGGCATCCTTCCGGCCGGTGATTACCTCGCACAACTTGAGCAACGCTTTGGCACGGCGGCCTGGGTACGTTTCCCGACCCTGTTCTGGCTCGATCACAGCGACATGGCCCTGTCCGCGGCGAGCTACGCCGGATGCCTGTTCGCGGTGTTGCTGTTGATCGGCTGGCGGCCACTGCTGACGAGCATCGTGCTGTTCGTGCTCTACCTGTCGCTGTTTCGCACCGGGCAGCTGTTTTTCAACTTCCAATGGGACTACCTGCTGCTGGAGGCGGGCTTCCTGGCGATCTTCCTCACCGGCGGTCCGAACCGCCTGCTGGTGTTTCTGTTTCACTGGCTGCTGTTCCGTCTGCGCTTCCTGTCGGGACTGTCGAAGCTGCTGAGTGGCGACCCGAGCTGGGCCGACCTCACGACCCTGCGCTATTACTTCGAAACTCAGCCGCTGCCGCACATCGGTGGCTGGTACGCGCACCAGTTGCCGGACTGGCTGCTGCGCGCCGGCACCGGTTTGACCCTGTTCGTCGAGCTCGTGGTGCCGTTCTTCATCTTCCTGCCACGGCCGTTCCGCCTGTTCGCCGCGTTTGCGACCATCCTGATCCAGCTGCTGATCATCGCTACCAGCAACCACAACTTCATCAATCTGTTGACCATCGCGCTGTGCCTGTTCCTGCTCGACGACCGGGCGTTGCGGCGTTTCGTGCCGGCCTGGCTGAGCGGCACTGCGGCGCTGGCCTCGGCGCGCGGCCTAATGACGGCGCTGTTGCCGTTCGTCGCCGCGGCCCTGGTGCTGGCCGGCGGTGCCTCGGCCTACGACCTGATCAGCGACAGCCGCGCGCAACGCGCATGGAATGCCCCGCTCGGGTGGGTGCAGGGATGGGGCCTGGGCAACGTCTATCACGTGTTTCCCACGATGCAGACCGAGCGACAGGAGCTCATCGTGCAGGGCAGCAACGACGGCCGGGAATGGCGTACCTACACCTTCCGGTACAAGCCGGACAGTCCCAGCGACTACCCACGTTTCATCGTTCCGCTACACCCGAGGCTCGACTGGATGATCTGGTTCGTGCCGTCACAGAACCCGGCGATGCGTCCCTGGTTCGAGCGCTTCCTGTGGCAGCTAGGCCGCAACTCGCCCAGTGTCACCGGATTGCTGGCGCACAACCCGTTCCCGGATGCCGGACCGCGTTACCTGCGCGTGCTCGCGTACCGCTACCGCTTCAGCACCCCGCAGCAGCGCGCCCGGACCGGGCAGGTCTGGCAGGCCGAGTACCTTGGCCTATTCCCTGCGGTGCCACCGCGGATACCCTGA
- the nfsA gene encoding oxygen-insensitive NADPH nitroreductase gives MQDTPTQQLQRHHRSVRRFQQRPLEPGQLESLISCGQAAATSSFIQAYSVIRVTRPAARAAIAAAAGGQAWIEQAAEFLVYCADLRRINAACERAGKGELEGFSEHALAAIVDVALMAQNVLLAAESQGLGGVFIGGIRNDPQVVVEQLALPHRVVPVFGMCLGWPDEDNPVKPRMPVDLVLHQDSYRDPPPQRVAQYDAQMAAYYAGRGSNVKLSDWSTAVAGAMQGKKREHMLAFLRERGFFLR, from the coding sequence ATGCAGGACACCCCGACACAACAATTGCAGCGACACCACCGTTCGGTGCGCCGGTTCCAGCAGAGGCCCCTTGAGCCGGGGCAACTGGAATCCCTGATCAGCTGCGGTCAGGCGGCCGCGACGTCGAGTTTCATCCAGGCCTATTCGGTGATCCGCGTGACCCGGCCGGCAGCCCGCGCGGCAATCGCCGCTGCGGCCGGTGGACAGGCGTGGATCGAGCAGGCGGCCGAGTTCCTGGTGTACTGCGCCGATCTGCGGCGCATCAATGCCGCCTGCGAACGTGCCGGCAAGGGCGAACTCGAAGGGTTCAGCGAGCACGCGCTGGCAGCGATCGTGGACGTGGCATTGATGGCGCAGAACGTATTGCTCGCCGCGGAGTCGCAGGGACTCGGTGGTGTTTTCATCGGCGGCATCCGCAACGATCCGCAGGTGGTCGTGGAGCAGCTCGCGCTGCCGCATCGGGTCGTGCCGGTATTCGGGATGTGCCTGGGGTGGCCCGACGAAGACAACCCGGTTAAGCCGCGCATGCCGGTCGACCTGGTGCTGCATCAGGACAGCTACCGCGATCCGCCGCCGCAGCGCGTCGCGCAATACGATGCGCAGATGGCGGCCTACTACGCGGGCCGCGGCAGCAACGTCAAACTCAGTGACTGGAGTACGGCGGTCGCAGGCGCAATGCAGGGCAAGAAACGCGAACACATGTTGGCATTCCTGCGCGAACGCGGCTTCTTCCTGCGCTGA